The stretch of DNA CCTAATGTTTGCACACTAAGATTGACTTTGTCCAGAATGTTTCCTATCACTTCCAGCACACCTACCCAGCAGGTCATGTTAGCACCTAAGCATCTAAAAAGGACTGAGAAACACCAAAGGCCCTGGCACCGCAGTGGTGTCAGTTGTCGTCCAAGAAGAGCTCTGCCCCCCTACAGGATTAAAATTAGAGCAGGTATGGAAACATCTAATGTAACCCCACCAGCTATTATGCATGCCCACAAAAAGATAGAACTGCAAAACCTTAACACAGcacataaatataatattatttaatgaCAAACAggattcatgaaaaaaaaaatctaattctaaTCTAAAAAGGAGGTAAATTATTAAACTTGTCTGAGGATTCCTACAcgtcaacacaaaacacacgcaaaaaaacCCCGCTTACATTATCAAAAAAACCTATTAGTGGTTAAAGATATACATAAGGATATATACTATTTTTACAGCCCTGGCTGACCTGCATTGTGTCAATCCTTCCATTTCTCACATTCAAATTTATAGTTGTCTAGTAAAGTATGTCTGACACCATCAGCATCCAATTTCATTGTTGGCTCACATTTATAGGGTTTTAGGGTAAGTTTAAAGATAAAAgatatattcttttaaaattCTACTTCTGACATTCATCTAAACAAAATTTTCTATGTAAATGATGTGGTTCTAGcctatgaaatatatatatccaacGCAGAGCAATAACAATGTTATAACGTTAACAAAGTGTAAGTTTTGAACACATCTATGACTTTTCTTCACACAGTACTGCTCCTTCTCACTCGACGACTGTACTTTTGTACTGTTCAAAATGTGtacctgaaaaaaacaagtgcCTAAAAAGTGTATATAATTGTGAGGAAGACACCACAAGCACAAGAGACATACTTACCCCTCATGGGTCTTGATGTGTTGCTGAGTTCTTCTGGACTTGTTTTCTCGTTCGCTGCTGTGGGAATCTTGCTTCTTTCGCTTGCGACACTCCATCCTCTCTTCCCAGCTGTACTCATCAAGCCAGACACCTGGGGAACGCATTCGCTTTGAGTGGCGCATCTGGAAGTCACGGGATAACAAGTcaaacatgacaacatggaCGCCCCTTGAATCTGTGCTTCAATTTTTGCTCCTACGACCAATCCACAACATGAGGTTTCAACATGAGACCCCccgcttcttctgtgtagtgtGTACTGCAGATATTATACAAGTAGGACTGAAGCTTATTGATAGGTTGAAAAACCAGTGTATACTTGTTCAACAACAAttataaaagaaacaacaactatGTTGATTTTATGACCACAGTGACCTCGGGGAATACGTCACGATTCATTTCGCGCTATTCCCATAAACTACAAatggaactagatttaactcGTCATTTAAATTGTCATTTAACAATTAATAATTAGCTTTTGAAAGTTAAACCTTAATGAGCCGCTTACAGAGCACGGAAGTCGTAACCTGAGATGGTAGCGTGTGATCGGCGGTTTCATAACTACGTCAAGGCCTTTTCCGGCCTGACGTCGACCACAACAAACCTCTCTGTTATATTTCCGGCTGCATTGCCATTGACATTAGGTAACTAACTCAGCAAATGGTAATATTTAGGGCAGTTTGGTGGTAACAAGCATTTAACGGGCCAGTGCCCGCAGGTTCACATGTGACACAACACGACCGTCGAGGTTTAGCTCGAGCTGGATCCAAAGGCCCGACGAGCCCCGAGCACGTTAGCTATTAGCCACCCATAGAACAACACCAGTGTTAAGTCCGTTTACCGAACTTATTACGTTACACGAATTACATAATGTGTGCATACAATTTTAGAAGTAGAAGCtgtttgcatttaaaaagaaagtaacGGTCGGATTTGAAAACCTAAAGTATCCGATGAAACACATTCGTGCAGACACCAGACACACGAGCATGTTGTTGACGCGACGTCGAATATCAGACAAGCTAactggctaacgttagctaacatTGCGGAATACATTTAACTCTCGCAAACATAGTAAACTGGTATTtgacaatgatttaaaaaatgcccTTACCCCACTTAAACAACCCGAGGGTTCAACCAAGTAGGTCTATTAGCTAAATGAAGAATTTGAACAAAGGATCTTCCAACTGCTTCTAGCTGTTCCTCTTCCAAAATGGCGATCGACCCGAGAATCGACCTGGAACATTCCATGATGCAATGCACTATAACCCCGCCCACTCACTTGtttttgggagtttttttgtCCTGAGTTTAGTCTTTAAGGtcgtcaagtcaagtcaaggcCTATGATCAGGGCAAGTCAATTTATTTAAGGAGCGcgtttaaaaagaacaaacgtGGAACGAAGTGCTTTACAGAGTGATTGGGATTGTTTGATTGATGATTACAGTCACACATGAGCATTAAGTAAATACAAACGGAggaattatcaaaataaaaacatattcatgtcaACATGAACTTGAAATTAAGCTCATTGTATTCCAGTATccttaataattaatatatttgtatgaAATCTAAACAAGGCCAATATATGGAGAAGCAGTGGTATAAGGTGTACGGCCAACATTGTTATCAAGATGAAAGAATTTCCCATCAATCGACATAGTTATCACAATAAATGTACATTATTATGTATTTCAAGATTTAAGGCTGATTTTGATTAAAGGCTCATTATTGCTAAAGATTAGAGGCTGATTAAAGGGGAGATTTTTGCTCCCAAGTGAAGGTTGTCTTTTGTTGCAGAGAAGGACAAACTCTTGCCAAACAGCTAAACcttcaaacattaaacattaaaaaaacaattgtgtaTTAGCACATACCTCCTAACAATGCttgcaaaataaataagaaatagaTGTTGAACTTTCACATCTCTATTGATGGGAATTATATTCTGATACATGGTAATTATTGTTAATCCCTCAATGTAAGATTGCGCTTATTTTGACTGACTGTTTTTCgaaaaacagcattttgctTAGAAAAATTCAAACTATATTTGAACGATATGTATGCGTGAGAAAGGTATTTGTCATGGTCACACCACCCCTGCCTGAGAGTCTTCACTcggggcaaaaaaaaaccctactgtTTATTATGCCCTTTGAATTGTGGGTAAAACATGTCTGCGCCCTCCATCCTGAGGCCCACCTCACCTCAATGAGATAAGggcattattatcattaaaaaccAGGATCTCGAGCCACAAAACACTGGACTTTTCCCTCAACGTTTAGACATTAAGTCGGAAGATGTCGGAAAACGCCCAGAAGAAGGAGAGCGTCTCTGGAAATGCGCTCAGCAGGGCAGGGATCGCTGACATGCTGGCGAAGAACTTCGAGAGACTGCCCGACACCGATCAGAAACTCTTCATCTACGGACCCATGTACCTGGGGGGCAACGGGGCCTTCGCGGGGCTGATCGCCAACAGCTTGTATCGCAGAGCCCTGAACGTGTCGCAGGCGCCCATCACCTCCAGCCTGCCGATGGCCGTGCTGCCCTTCATGACAACGGTCGCCCTGTACAACGCAGCGGTGACCAGCCCCCTCATGCACGGTGATCTCAACTGCCCCTCCTGCGCCCTGATGCGAGGTGCACTGGTCGGTTTGGTCGCTGCCGGCGTCTACCCCATCCTGCTGGCCATACCCGTCAATATCGGCCTGGCGTCCAGGTACAGCAGCGCGCCGACGCCGGAGAAGGGCAATGTGCTCAGGTTCGTGGTGGACCTGTCCAGACCGATCCTGAGGAAAATGAGGGCGGTGCTGGTGCTGCAGGTCTTCTTCGGCACCTACCTCGGCTCCCGGCATTTTGAGTCGTACACCAAACTGGCACATACAACATTCGGCTCGGGTGCTGACGAACTGCAAGACGGAAACTAACTGAACTGAACCTTGAAATAAGCACTTTTTTTGGTGTATATTGATTCGCCATCATTTCATCTGGAAAATAACACGTGAAATAAAGTGTGGCTCTCTTGTATTGCTGATATGTAAAAGTGAACATTATATCAACTACTGAAATACCCTGGTTCTCGTGCACATTgcactttgataaaaaaaataaaaatctaaatcagtTCCATGCATCAAGGAGATAAAACCATTTGGCATCATCTTAATCTCAATATAACATTCTCTTTAAATTGAGAGctgaaacaataaatcattcatGAAGCAAAATGCCAAACATCTTCTAATTCCAGTATCAAAGTTATTGCTCATTAAATCCCAtatatcactttaaaaaaataatattttgagacTTTCGACTGTAGTTTGGACAGAACAAGCTAGTTAGACTACTTTGGGCTCTGAGGAAAATACAATGGGCAGCTCCCACTAGTTTTTGATGTTGTACACAAAATAATTAACtgatcaatttaaaaataactgaGAGCTTCATCTTTAACCTGAGGAAAAATACAGTAACTGCTAGTTGCAGCCCTTTCTATGCTCATAATGCACCTATCCATTCAACTGCATGATCTCACCattcaggcttttttttaaacctaagacttacaaaatatgaacatgCAATTTAGATGAGGTGGTTGTAAATCAACGAAGAACCAGTGCTCATGTAATATTTTGAAAACCGAGACTGTCTGAAATCAAGTCAGCAGTCATTTTGATCGAGCTGCAGACCTTGAGTAGGCAGAGCAATGGAAATGAATCAAACCAAGCATTGACATGAACAAAACCAAGTGCTgatcttgtttttattaaaggATTTAAAAGAACCAGTCACATATTTTTCAGTCACGTTGAAGCCAAAGGTGTGTCTGCTTGGCCTCATGAAATACACAATATACGCCACTCCTTGAACTGCACCCACagatgtgtgtaagtgtgtgtgtatgtgtgtgtgaaaagatgaCTTGGCAGTGCATTGTTTCAAAGAACAGAACTGATGTCCTGGAAGCAGCCGTCATTGAAAGCACATGTTCAACAGCAGGcgatgttttattaaaacatgtcACCACCTCGAATGGAAGGTTTGACATCACGTCTCTGGCTCTCGTTAGTCTTAACTTGTCTGGGGAACATGTTACAAGAAGAGCAAGTCTGCTGACAAATGAGGAGGGGGAATTAAAGTCGGTCTGTTATTAAGAGGGAAAGGTGCTTCTtaagagaaaacactgacatcaATTAATTAGGGCAAACTGAAtaagactttttaaaaagcatataATTACATAATTCCTGCTCCCTTTACCCTCATCCTTCCTGTTCTCCCACCCCACACCCTCACAAATGGCCCCCGAACCACAACAGAACTGCCAAAAACAAAGCTCAGTGACAACcccacaaaacaataaacaacacatttcatgtCAGAGGAACCTGAATTATCATGACCACCAGGGACTCATATGGCacacgtttctctctctcttcttttagCTGGAGAAAAGTCTCCAGTTCATCGTGGTCCTTCTTCAGAATGCAACAATGCCTCGTCACTACAAagtttgtgttgctgcagtgATCTTTACAAGGTAGATAATGCTTAATGCCCATTTAAAAACATCCTGGTCGTAGCATGCCATTGGACTTCATATTCAGTAAAGGAAAGTTACAATAAAAACTATACATCTGTCAGCACAGAAATCTCCATAAATATATCAGACAACTGAATGTCAGTCAGAGAAAAACTTCCTGGAGAGCAGAAAGATGTGGGGGAAAATGTCACAATCTACACCTCCTGCTGTGACTGGCTGTAAGCGATACTGTAGTTTTCCTGCATTAAtggcaaaacacatttaaaaggaGTAAACACTCTTTAAAACAGTTCATAATCCCCGTCAAACACTGTCCCAACATAAggtataataaataaattcacaaGAAGAGATGTCCAACAAACAGGTTTCTCCAGTCATTCTCATGCAAAAACAAGACAGTGACATgaatgcatgaacacacacactcacatacatatAAGTACACATGAGATGATCGGGTACAATGCTCAATGCATGTCATCCTTTGTTGTTCCACATGTACACACGGTCGCCATTCCTTCAGTAGACCTATAAAATCTGACAGTTGATATGGGCTAGCCAGCGCCCTTCACATCATTGTAAGTTtcattacagtacattacaaCTTAAGGGAAAAAGGTTCAATGTAATACGTAGACAAGGACcaaagggggagaggaaaagCATCAAAAGCATCAGTAGGAATTTCATCTTAGAAAGTGGTTTTCCCTGTAACTGTACTCTCTATAGTAGTAAACATTTCTTCAAAGAGTAAACACACATCGAGGGGATGGGGGGAGGAGAAGCGGAATTCCTCTCCAACATACTGTACCTCATCACTGATATGCCCCAAAAAGCATTTTGATCCAGTTTCTTTAGCTTAACATTTTCaattcactctctttttttcttttacactctTCTTGATGAATCCCGTTCATcgtgtttctttttcataattacTTCATAGAAAAACACCTAAGTACCAGCTAGGTTCCTTCACAGTTCATTTTAGTGCAGTGAGATCACACGCTCCCTCGCTGGTGGGAGGGTTATTAGCTGCCGCCACCGCTTCATGTCTTCCCCAAAACGTTAGacctgaggagaggaaatacaTGGTGATTAAGGATGGTGCATCTTTTTACGCCTAAAAGCCACTTTCATTTCACTTGTGTTGAAAGCCTCACCTGAGTGCTTTCCACCTGTCCTTCTCTACCTGGTTCTCTGGACTCTCACTCTCATAGGATGCAAGGTAGAGTCCTGGGGAAGAATGAGAGAAGAAACCGATGGGTTAAGAAGGCTGGTAAattacatataaataaaaaaactttgattAAAACAACATGGTAGGTTCTCACCGTCCTCGCTGAAGATTGGAGCGGTGTGGAGGTAGTGTAAGATGGCCCTGTCCTCCTCAAATGGACACTCCACCTGTTTCCATGTCATAAATTCCCCGACTTGCCGTGCCAGCTCCACAAATTTCTAAGACACAAAATTTACAGTATAAGTTTTATAGGATGGTTAAATGCAACAGGGtcaggaggaaaaaggaggcaGCCTAACCTCAAAGTTGACGTAGCCATTGGGCAGCCGATTGGCACAACCTTCATTCAGGAAATAAATGTCTTTGATCAGCAGACTGAAGAAGGGAATTACAATCTGAGGAGGGAAAGCAAACaaagatatgaaaatattgtcatggaggtgaaaacaaatgacagcaTCAATGCCAGCATGCTTTCAGAGTAATAGCAGCGGTGTCAAGCCTTACcctctctctgttgctgttgGCAGTCTGAGAGCGATGGGCGGCCCCCCTCAGGGCAGTCCTGTAGTTGTAAAAATTTCCCGTAGGATCCATCTGATGCTGTGAAAAGCAAATAGTAACAAGCAAAAACAATGTCAGCTTCAAATtatcacctgtctgtcttctcaGTCAGTGAATGGTGTCATTATGTTTACCTCGAGAATGAAGAACTTGGCAGTCTTGGCTTTGCCCCAAGTCTTCTTCAGCCGTGACACAGGACTCATGTTCATACCGgctgagggaggaagggaatTTCAATTATTAATCCCAGGTAAGGGAGAATTCTCAGTGATAATACTCTCAGCTATTGCAAATTAGGACTCACAGATGATGGCCATGAGCGAGTTGAAGTTTCCAATGTTGAAACACTCCCTGGCGACATCGATAAAGAACTCTATCACCTgggctctttgttttttctttgccgGCTgcgaaagaggagagaaagtttgttttatatgtaatttatttttcagagtGAATGTTCTTCTCTCTATagatacagagaaaaaatattaaaccatCCGTCTCAGTGGCAGGATAGTAACACAACAATACCAGTAGGGGGCAGTAGTGCTCTGTAACATAAGATGCCATCATCTACTGTCCCTCTGGTTGTCTAAAAGAAGGAAATACCTCTACAGTATGAAGTTATTCCAGAAATTATTatctgaaatctgaaattaTTCAAAGACGTTTCAGTGATTCCAGCTGTGTgttttatgaatacatttctctttttacaaGAATAGGGAACATCTTTCTGTCGCcctcaaattcattttcatgtgtACTGCATGATAAAAAAGCTTTTTGTCAGTGGTTGCCCCATTTTGTGCTCCTCATGATTTGGAGCCTTTTTACTCTCCTCTTTTCTGGCATGAGTACACTTTAGTGCCATTTTCTCCTTAAGTGTGTCTGAAATGTCAGAATAAATGAGCACCTGCTGTACCTGCAGTTGCCACTCACCATGCAGATCTCCGTAGCTACCAGGTAACACAGTCGGTTGAACCACCTGACATAAGCCTCCAGGTTGgaggttttcttcttctggtcaCCGAAGCATGgctattgacacacacacacacacacacacacacacgcacgcacgcacgcacgcacgcacgcacgcacgcacgcacaccacacacacacacacacacacacacacacaaatacaagacGTTACCATAGGGAATTCCCCTGTTCCTAATTCGCTTCCCCTCTACAAGATGACCCCCGATATGAGTGTTAATGACAAAGACTGCGAATTCGGAGTGGACATAACATGAGCGATGGCAAGCAGGTGAAACCTCccccaaccctaacccataGGGGAAgcacagatggagagaagatatatgaggaaaaaaaacgtagTGGATGAAGAGAGAGTGGAAGCATTGGACAGTTTTACAGAGAGGGTGGATGTACCACTCGTGCCTGTGCCTGCCACGGCTTGTGATAAAGCTGTGCTGTTTGTGACTTTTTGGTCCCCTGACCT from Scophthalmus maximus strain ysfricsl-2021 chromosome 9, ASM2237912v1, whole genome shotgun sequence encodes:
- the tmem126a gene encoding transmembrane protein 126A — its product is MSENAQKKESVSGNALSRAGIADMLAKNFERLPDTDQKLFIYGPMYLGGNGAFAGLIANSLYRRALNVSQAPITSSLPMAVLPFMTTVALYNAAVTSPLMHGDLNCPSCALMRGALVGLVAAGVYPILLAIPVNIGLASRYSSAPTPEKGNVLRFVVDLSRPILRKMRAVLVLQVFFGTYLGSRHFESYTKLAHTTFGSGADELQDGN